One part of the Ursus arctos isolate Adak ecotype North America unplaced genomic scaffold, UrsArc2.0 scaffold_14, whole genome shotgun sequence genome encodes these proteins:
- the LOC113271041 gene encoding neuferricin isoform X1: MRRLGGRGLLLGLAAAAAAVVAARWMGWWSGRAGLRLFVPEELARYRGGPGDPGLYLALLGRVYDVSSGRRHYEPGAHYSGFAGKRLLRWSSVGDLRVRVLENLSPAGRDASRAFVTGDRSEAGLVDDVSDLSFLEALALQNWLAFYEKNYEFVGRVIGRFYGEDGLPTPELMQVEAMASRGAEVGRQALQEKQKFPPCNAEWSSSRGSRLWCSPDSGGVSRDWAGVPRKLYKPGAKEPHCVCVRTTGPPSDQTSGLPALTNRGDLDHPNLGEYPGCPPLAITCPFPL; this comes from the exons ATGCGGAGGCTCGGCGGGCGGGGGCTCTTGCTGGGCctggccgcggcggcggcggcggtggtggCGGCGCGGTGGATGGGCTGGTGGAGCGGCCGCGCTGGCCTTCGCCTTTTCGTCCCCGAGGAGCTGGCCCGCTACCGCGGCGGCCCCGGGGACCCGGGCCTCTACCTGGCGTTGCTCGGCCGCGTCTACGATGTGTCCTCCGGCCGGAGGCACTACGAGCCTGGGGCCCACTATAGCGGCTTCGCAG GAAAGAGGCTCTTGCGCTGGTCCAGTGTCGGTGATTTACGAGTCCGTGTGCTTGAAAACCTGTCTCCTGCAGGCCGAGACGCATCTAGGGCGTTTGTGACTGGAGACCGCTCTGAAGCAGGCCTGGTGGACGATGTATCGGACTTGTCGTTCTTGGAGGCGCTCGCACTTCAAAACTGGCTTGCTTTCTACGAGAAGAATTACGAATTCGTTG GAAGGGTGATAGGAAGGTTCTACGGAGAGGATGGCCTCCCTACCCCAGAACTGATGCAGGTGGAAGCCATGGCCAGCCGAGGCGCGGAGGTGGGCAGGCAGGCACTGCAGGAGAAGCAGAAGTTCCCGCCGTGCAATGCCGAGTGGAGCTCCAGCAGGGGCAGCCGGCTCTGGTGCTCCCCGGACAG CGGAGGTGTGAGCAGAGACTGGGCTGGTGTCCCCAGGAAGCTATACAAGCCGGGTGCCAAGGAGCCCCACTGTGTGTGCGTGAGAACAACTGGACCCCCTAGCGACCAGACATCGGGCCTCCCTGCGCTCACGAACCGTGGGGACTTGGACCACCCCAACTTGGGGGAGTACCCAGGCTGCCCACCCCTGGCCATCACCTGCCCCTTCCCGCTGTGA
- the LOC113271041 gene encoding neuferricin isoform X2, with protein sequence MRRLGGRGLLLGLAAAAAAVVAARWMGWWSGRAGLRLFVPEELARYRGGPGDPGLYLALLGRVYDVSSGRRHYEPGAHYSGFAGRDASRAFVTGDRSEAGLVDDVSDLSFLEALALQNWLAFYEKNYEFVGRVIGRFYGEDGLPTPELMQVEAMASRGAEVGRQALQEKQKFPPCNAEWSSSRGSRLWCSPDSGGVSRDWAGVPRKLYKPGAKEPHCVCVRTTGPPSDQTSGLPALTNRGDLDHPNLGEYPGCPPLAITCPFPL encoded by the exons ATGCGGAGGCTCGGCGGGCGGGGGCTCTTGCTGGGCctggccgcggcggcggcggcggtggtggCGGCGCGGTGGATGGGCTGGTGGAGCGGCCGCGCTGGCCTTCGCCTTTTCGTCCCCGAGGAGCTGGCCCGCTACCGCGGCGGCCCCGGGGACCCGGGCCTCTACCTGGCGTTGCTCGGCCGCGTCTACGATGTGTCCTCCGGCCGGAGGCACTACGAGCCTGGGGCCCACTATAGCGGCTTCGCAG GCCGAGACGCATCTAGGGCGTTTGTGACTGGAGACCGCTCTGAAGCAGGCCTGGTGGACGATGTATCGGACTTGTCGTTCTTGGAGGCGCTCGCACTTCAAAACTGGCTTGCTTTCTACGAGAAGAATTACGAATTCGTTG GAAGGGTGATAGGAAGGTTCTACGGAGAGGATGGCCTCCCTACCCCAGAACTGATGCAGGTGGAAGCCATGGCCAGCCGAGGCGCGGAGGTGGGCAGGCAGGCACTGCAGGAGAAGCAGAAGTTCCCGCCGTGCAATGCCGAGTGGAGCTCCAGCAGGGGCAGCCGGCTCTGGTGCTCCCCGGACAG CGGAGGTGTGAGCAGAGACTGGGCTGGTGTCCCCAGGAAGCTATACAAGCCGGGTGCCAAGGAGCCCCACTGTGTGTGCGTGAGAACAACTGGACCCCCTAGCGACCAGACATCGGGCCTCCCTGCGCTCACGAACCGTGGGGACTTGGACCACCCCAACTTGGGGGAGTACCCAGGCTGCCCACCCCTGGCCATCACCTGCCCCTTCCCGCTGTGA